A segment of the Leptospiraceae bacterium genome:
ATCCTCACATTAGAACCTTCTTTGATCATTCGTTTGGAAGAAGTACATATCAGTCTTTTTATGTTTGGTTTTTATTTAATTTTTATTTTCGCCATGTTGTATCAAAGCCGATGGAAAATGAAAATAAAAAACATACTTTTTGGGATTTCGATTGTTTTGTTTGTGTTTTATTTACTTTCCCTTTTGATTTATGATGAAGCTCTTTGGTTTTTTTATTTTTATTATGGGGTGTTATTTACGTTTCATCTATTTTTCTTGGTTTTGCAATTTTTATTAATACTAGATTTGTTGTATGAAAAGTAGTTATACTTATGTAATTTTATTTGTGGGGGTTTTGGGGGTACTTCAAAGTATTTCTGGTTCAATTCTTTTTTTTTCTAAAATTGGATACCAGCCTTCCCAGTGGATGGAATATTATTATGGTTCTGAGGAAATGCGAAAATATTTCCCTCAAGAAGAAGATCGCTTCAAAGAGCCGTTGACATTTTCAGGGCGATTGAAGGTTGTGTATTCCCATGCCCTTGCTTATGGTATTTGGGTGTTTACTTTGAGCCATTTGATTCGTAGTTTGAATGGGAATCCTCAATCAAGACAAAAAAAAGAAAAATTTCTGGTTTTGTATTTCATTGTAGCTGCTTTGGAGATTTTGATGGATATTTTACTAACACTAATTGTCAGCTATAGAATGTTTTTTTTGTTTTTGAGGTTTGTTTTGTTTCTTTTATTTATTGGTTTTACTATCATATTGAGTGGGGTTTTGATTCTTTATGCATGGAGAAATCTTCTTCAACATCGTATAGAACCCATCAATGGGAAAAATGCTTTTCGTTATCATCAAAGAGAAAATTTTGAACTCTAATTCGATTCGTGGAGCCACGTATGGAAAATAAGGAAAATATGGAAAATACAAAAAAGATACGAGCAGAGAGAAGAACTGAATTTGGGAAGAACGCATCTCGGAGGCTTCGACGAGCAGGAAAAATCCCCGCCAACATCTTAGAAAAAGGAAAGTCAACTCCAGTGGTCATCCAAAAATCAGAATTCATGAAATTGCTAAGCCAAGGTTTGCTGCCATCAATGAAGATTCAAGTTGAATTCGAAAATGAAGTCTTTGAGGTTTTACCCAAAGAAATCCAACGTGAACCAGTTACAGGAGAAATCGAACACGTAGATTTCTATAAAATGACCCCTAATCACAAATTTCACCTTCACATCCCAGTAGAATTAGTCGGAGTTGCGAAGGGAGTTCGTGCTGGTGGTGCATTAGAACATTTTGTTCAAATGTTGAAAATCCGAACAACCCCAGAGAACTTAAAAGAAAAAATAGAAGTAGATATCACCAATTTAAACGTTGGAGAAGCAATCCGATTATCCGACCTAAATTTGCCAAAAGAATGGGATGTGCTCATCCAAGGGAATCCCATCATTTGTAAAGTGGCTCAGTCTCGTGCAACCATCAAAGCAGCTCAAGAAGAAACAAAAGAAACAAAAGAAACAAAAAAATAGTCAGATTGTATCACTACTTGGAATTTTGTCTAAAATTTTTAGTAGCTCTAGATACAACTGTGGGAAATATTCTTGGATTTGACTCAAAATTTCTTGGACTCTATCATTATCTGAGTAATGATGAAGAAGAGAATGTAGAATTACCAGATAAAAAAACAATAGTCGTGATAAGGTTTTTTCACGATACTTGACATTCACATAAGGAAGTTCTTGTTCTAGTCTTGAGACTTCATCTTCGATGTTAAAAATTTCATCCAGTTCAAGCTTCCTGATATTGTAAGGTAAAGCCTTCATCATGATTGAAACCGGGAGCCAATAATGAACTTTCTCAGTGTTTTTGTCATAAAGAAATTGTAGTTCTCTTATGATTTTCTTTATTGTCTCGGATTGTAATTCTTTGAAGTCCAAGGTATCTGGTGAAAGTAAAAATCCATCTCGAAAAAAACTAAGGGCATAGGAAAAATATTCAAAATTCCCAGTCCTTTCCATTTCCATGAAATTCAAATCACCATATAAAAAAAAAATCTGAGGATGGAATGGTTGAATTAGTTTTGCAATTTGAAGTATTTCTTTTGTATTGGAAACATCATGAACAGAAAGAAAACCCTTTGCTATCTCTAAAAGCAAGGGGAAATCATGCTCTTCGATTCCTTCTTTGTGTTGTCTGTTTTCTAAATTGCTTTTGACTTTTAGTAGTAAATATCTCTTTATCTGGTTGATAACTTTTGTTGTGGGATACCCTTTTTCTGTGAGGACAGATTCGAATTTTTTCCATTCTTTCAGGAGAAAATCGTAGTTTTTTTTTTCTTCTCTAAAGAATTTTTCTCGGTTGAGCCAATATTTCGTGGCAAAAAAGTTTGCTATGTATTCTAACTCATCTGGAGATTCTTCTAAGATACTGCCGGCAACCTCACTTGCTTCGAAAAATTCTCCTTTTTCGATGTGATATAAGAGGGTATCTTCATCCCGCATAAAACAAAGAAATTAACGATAATTATCAAAAGAAATAGCAAAGTCCAATTCTTGTTCTCGTAAATGCTTGATAACTGCTTGGAGGTCATCTATGCTTTTGCTTATCACTCGTAAACTATCTCCTTGAATGCGGGTTTGAACCTTTATATTGGTTTCTTTGATGATTTTATTGATTTTTTTGATTTGTTCTTGAGTAAGTCCGTTTTGAATCTTTGCAGTGCATTTGACTCTTCCAGAGATGTTTTTCTGAATCTCACCGAATTGGATTGCTTTTAGATTGATGCCACGTTTTACAAGTTTGCTTTGAAAAATGTCAATTAGTGATTTCATCTTCATTTCATCTTCGGTGGCTAAGTGGATTTCGTCTTTTTCTCGTTGGATTTCCACGTGGCTACCTTTGAAGTCGAATCTGTTTGTGGCTTCTTTTAAGGCTTGGTTTATGGCATTAGATAGTTCTTGTTCATCAATTTTGTAAACAATATCAAAAGAATGTTCCTTTGCCATAAATATATTCTATTTGAGTATTTTTTCTCGTGCAAGTTTTTTTGCAAATGAAATAACTTCATTTACGTAATTTTTCTCTACTCCACCTTGAGCTAAATCCTTTTTCCCGCCGCCTTTGCCAGAAAATGCCTTGACGCTTTGACTTAAGAGCTCACTGCAATCAATTCCTAATTCAATCAATTTTTTTGTGCAAGTAAACATAAGCGATGCCTTTTCTTTTTGCACTGAGGCGGCCAAAATTAATGCATAGGGTTCTTTTTCTTTGATTTTATCACCAAG
Coding sequences within it:
- a CDS encoding 50S ribosomal protein L25, coding for MENKENMENTKKIRAERRTEFGKNASRRLRRAGKIPANILEKGKSTPVVIQKSEFMKLLSQGLLPSMKIQVEFENEVFEVLPKEIQREPVTGEIEHVDFYKMTPNHKFHLHIPVELVGVAKGVRAGGALEHFVQMLKIRTTPENLKEKIEVDITNLNVGEAIRLSDLNLPKEWDVLIQGNPIICKVAQSRATIKAAQEETKETKETKK
- a CDS encoding YajQ family cyclic di-GMP-binding protein, giving the protein MAKEHSFDIVYKIDEQELSNAINQALKEATNRFDFKGSHVEIQREKDEIHLATEDEMKMKSLIDIFQSKLVKRGINLKAIQFGEIQKNISGRVKCTAKIQNGLTQEQIKKINKIIKETNIKVQTRIQGDSLRVISKSIDDLQAVIKHLREQELDFAISFDNYR